One Candidatus Binataceae bacterium genomic region harbors:
- the dnaN gene encoding DNA polymerase III subunit beta — protein sequence MELSIERSVLLSGLGLAQGIVERRNTVPILSNVLLEGKAALLSLMATDLEVGLRSQLACKNLKPGVITLNARKLFEIVRETEANEIAIKSLEGDWVEIKCGRARFKMMSLDPRSFPAMPSVAEQPNRGAGSTATLKIAASALSAMIDQTIFAVSPDETRYNLSGVFIEGKEGEVRMVATDGHRLALVDRPCVGFSLTKGAILPRKGLGELRRLLDQAGDAEVSLTLESQLAWLRHEQTEVSMRLVEGEFPDYRGVIPSSSKYLVRVAREAFLAAIKRAAIFSSERYHGIRIALSRGMLTVSSTSPELGEASETIDVDFSGDEFSVGFNASYLMQALGVIPPADELELAVSDEVSPGVLSPADDASFRYVVMPMRL from the coding sequence ATGGAACTGAGCATCGAGCGAAGCGTTCTCCTGAGCGGTCTGGGCTTGGCCCAGGGAATTGTCGAGCGGCGCAATACCGTCCCCATCTTGAGCAATGTTCTGCTCGAAGGGAAAGCCGCGCTGTTGTCTCTAATGGCAACCGACCTGGAAGTTGGATTGCGCTCCCAACTCGCGTGTAAAAACCTCAAGCCGGGAGTTATCACCCTCAACGCGCGCAAGCTGTTCGAGATCGTGCGCGAGACCGAGGCCAACGAGATCGCAATCAAATCATTGGAGGGCGATTGGGTCGAAATCAAATGCGGCCGTGCCCGCTTCAAAATGATGAGTCTGGATCCCCGCAGTTTTCCCGCGATGCCCAGCGTGGCAGAACAACCCAACCGGGGAGCAGGCTCGACCGCGACTTTGAAAATCGCGGCCAGCGCGCTGTCGGCGATGATCGATCAGACCATCTTTGCAGTCAGTCCCGACGAGACCCGCTACAACCTGAGCGGGGTTTTTATCGAAGGCAAGGAAGGAGAAGTTAGAATGGTGGCCACCGACGGCCATCGTCTGGCGTTGGTGGATCGTCCCTGCGTGGGATTCAGCTTGACCAAGGGCGCGATTTTGCCCCGCAAGGGACTGGGCGAACTCAGACGTCTGCTCGACCAAGCGGGCGATGCTGAAGTCAGCCTAACCTTGGAGAGTCAGCTTGCTTGGCTGCGCCACGAGCAGACCGAGGTCTCGATGCGCCTGGTGGAAGGCGAGTTTCCCGATTACCGGGGGGTGATTCCCAGCTCTTCCAAATACCTGGTACGGGTTGCGCGCGAAGCTTTTCTGGCCGCTATCAAGCGTGCCGCCATCTTCTCCAGCGAGCGGTACCACGGCATCCGCATAGCGCTCAGCCGCGGCATGCTTACGGTTTCCTCGACCAGCCCCGAACTGGGCGAAGCCAGCGAGACCATCGACGTGGATTTCAGCGGCGACGAGTTCAGCGTCGGCTTCAACGCCTCCTACCTGATGCAGGCGCTGGGCGTAATCCCGCCCGCCGACGAATTGGAACTAGCGGTCAGTGACGAAGTCTCGCCCGGGGTGTTGAGTCCTGCCGATGATGCCAGCTTTCGCTACGTTGTCATGCCGATGCGACTGTAG
- the dnaA gene encoding chromosomal replication initiator protein DnaA, with protein sequence MDGMWQRVSERLRERLGAVVFETWIDPLVYMGIQDSTLQLQAPNKFFRDWVCDRHLEEILRTLNAESDRALKVSVVVSQNGQPPPVRSTSHAVLNAPAPAPVMANRRSQLNPRLTFAEFVVGSSNQFAHAAAQAVVLQPGEKYNPLFIYGGVGLGKTHLATAVGHSLQSEGRRRVLFLPAEIFMNELISSLRRDRMSEFKDKMRRVDALILDDVQFLAGRERTQEEFFHTFNSLHAERHQIVLTSDKAPKDIAGLEERLRNRFESGLIADIAPPDLETRVAILQKKAAQENLHLLPEVALYVAQNVSSNVRELEGCLTRLAAFASLNKCALSVEFARQALRDLIRDQETKLDIDLIQQRVSEFFHIRLTDLKSKKRTQHIAFCRQVAMYLCRKLTDSSFPTIGERFGRDHSTVIHAYNLIARRVTNDSGFRHSIEKIERDLKSVRSDAA encoded by the coding sequence CAACAAATTTTTTCGCGATTGGGTCTGCGACCGCCATCTGGAGGAAATTCTCCGTACCCTCAACGCCGAAAGCGATCGCGCACTTAAAGTAAGCGTGGTGGTGAGCCAAAATGGCCAGCCGCCACCGGTCCGCAGCACATCTCACGCCGTGCTCAACGCTCCCGCGCCGGCCCCGGTGATGGCCAATCGCCGTTCTCAGTTGAATCCGCGCCTTACTTTCGCCGAATTTGTGGTCGGCTCTAGCAACCAGTTTGCTCACGCCGCGGCTCAGGCCGTGGTTCTCCAACCGGGCGAAAAATATAATCCACTCTTCATCTACGGTGGTGTCGGCCTGGGCAAAACCCACCTGGCCACCGCAGTGGGCCACAGCTTGCAAAGCGAAGGGCGGCGGCGGGTCTTGTTTTTGCCCGCCGAAATCTTCATGAACGAGTTGATCAGCTCGTTGCGCCGCGATCGGATGAGCGAATTCAAGGACAAGATGCGGCGAGTGGACGCTCTGATCCTGGACGACGTCCAGTTTTTGGCCGGCCGCGAGCGCACCCAGGAGGAATTTTTTCACACCTTCAATTCACTGCACGCCGAGCGGCATCAGATCGTCCTCACTTCGGACAAGGCGCCCAAGGATATCGCTGGCTTGGAAGAGCGCTTGCGCAACCGCTTTGAGTCCGGCCTAATTGCCGACATCGCACCGCCCGACCTGGAAACGCGGGTCGCCATCCTGCAGAAAAAAGCCGCTCAGGAAAACCTCCATCTGTTGCCCGAGGTGGCGCTCTACGTCGCCCAGAATGTCTCCTCCAACGTGCGCGAGCTCGAAGGCTGCCTGACTCGTCTGGCCGCCTTTGCCTCGCTCAACAAATGCGCCCTCAGTGTGGAATTCGCGCGCCAGGCGCTGCGCGATTTAATCCGCGATCAGGAAACCAAACTGGACATCGATCTGATTCAGCAGCGAGTCTCGGAATTCTTCCATATCCGCCTGACTGACCTGAAATCCAAGAAACGCACCCAACACATCGCCTTCTGCCGCCAGGTCGCGATGTATTTATGCCGCAAGTTGACCGATAGCTCCTTTCCTACCATCGGCGAACGCTTCGGACGTGACCACTCCACCGTTATTCACGCCTATAACTTGATCGCACGCCGAGTCACCAATGATTCGGGTTTTCGCCATTCGATCGAGAAAATCGAACGCGACCTCAAGAGCGTACGTTCCGACGCAGCCTGA
- a CDS encoding DUF933 domain-containing protein — MKAGIIGARGSGKSTVFHALTGLEPQSGAGPKNRARPGQIKVPDPRLDELERIYRAPKKVSVELTVIDFAPGIKEEKPGAALDSTLIPLMRDLDAILFVIPRFSGSAVSLLTALEALESELIFADLEQVERRLERLRKERVVDEIERAALQLALTQLEQGRPLRCLQLQPQEERVLSHFCFLSQKPALVALNEDPEVSVTGLAPAEVELFASHGLEALPIAAAFEAELWELAEDARGELLREAGLSAPARDRLIAALFARLGLITFYTAGPPEAHAWSLRAGSSALEAAGRIHSDIARGFIRAEVIGYADFIAHGSEAGARAAGKLRLEGKEYVMQDGDIIHIRFKI, encoded by the coding sequence GTGAAAGCCGGAATTATTGGTGCTCGCGGCAGTGGCAAATCGACCGTGTTCCATGCCCTGACCGGGCTGGAGCCGCAAAGCGGCGCAGGACCGAAAAATCGGGCCAGGCCGGGGCAGATAAAGGTTCCCGACCCCAGGCTGGACGAGCTGGAGCGGATCTACCGCGCCCCCAAGAAAGTCTCGGTCGAACTGACCGTGATCGACTTCGCACCGGGCATCAAGGAAGAAAAACCCGGGGCTGCGCTGGATTCCACATTGATTCCCCTGATGCGCGATCTCGACGCGATCCTGTTTGTAATTCCTCGCTTCAGTGGCAGCGCGGTCAGTCTTCTAACCGCTCTGGAGGCGTTGGAAAGCGAACTGATATTTGCCGATCTGGAACAGGTGGAACGACGTTTGGAGCGGCTGCGCAAGGAACGCGTGGTTGACGAGATCGAGCGCGCCGCGCTGCAGTTGGCCCTAACTCAGTTGGAACAAGGTCGACCCCTGCGCTGCCTGCAATTGCAGCCCCAGGAAGAGCGCGTTCTATCGCATTTTTGTTTCCTGTCCCAAAAGCCCGCTCTGGTTGCCCTCAATGAGGACCCGGAGGTTAGCGTCACCGGCCTGGCGCCTGCCGAAGTCGAGCTGTTTGCCAGCCATGGCTTGGAGGCACTGCCGATAGCGGCTGCTTTTGAGGCGGAACTATGGGAGTTGGCTGAAGACGCCAGAGGCGAATTATTGCGCGAGGCGGGCTTGTCGGCGCCCGCCCGCGATCGCCTGATCGCCGCGCTGTTCGCGCGCCTGGGACTGATCACCTTCTACACCGCGGGCCCTCCCGAAGCCCACGCCTGGTCGCTGCGCGCCGGCTCCAGTGCGCTGGAGGCGGCAGGTAGAATCCATAGCGACATCGCGCGTGGATTCATCCGCGCTGAGGTAATCGGTTATGCCGATTTTATCGCTCACGGTTCGGAAGCTGGGGCGCGCGCGGCTGGCAAGTTGCGCCTGGAGGGCAAGGAATACGTGATGCAGGACGGCGATATAATTCATATCCGCTTTAAGATTTAA